The Silvanigrella paludirubra genome includes a window with the following:
- a CDS encoding DEAD/DEAH box helicase, producing the protein MTNTNTVATEESSIFNLLPEAIRAGLESQGITKPTPIQQATYAPVLAGRDVIAQSRTGSGKTLAFGLPAFARLEKPVAGKPRILVLTPTRELAQQVADVFETNFKPQGYKILAITGGKSYRYQTSTLQRGVDAVVATPGRLNDLLEQGSISLTGVEILVLDEMDEMLDFGFAEDIIKIKGAIGKKAQTLLFSATFPPKVTNIARQMVSNPFEVKVASTDTSTGLIEHGFIEVKMGRNLDALLGLLIYHDPEHAIIFCKTREDTRNIHNSLLERGFAAGVLNGEMTQNDRSQTMERFKNRQLRILVATDVAARGIDITGLSHVINYTVPTNVETYTHRAGRTGRAGATGKAWTIITHVERREFQFVCNKIKINPTRIELPDAKKIATQFFNNMLFRVNENTVAAQDYINQSVEQIISKLDGDKLKEILGTLLKSEASRQLGKSLHVEDIAPPFKTEFGSNVENAKFSTSSERGGRSQRGGYGRGGDRGGRYGGGGRSSSDRGGKFGGNSSGNRFGDNKKPGGKPERMGGFGGRGVAKKSSETSGKRNYPIA; encoded by the coding sequence ATGACAAATACCAATACTGTTGCAACAGAAGAGTCTTCTATTTTTAACTTATTGCCAGAAGCAATTCGCGCAGGCCTTGAATCACAAGGTATTACTAAACCAACTCCTATCCAACAAGCAACCTACGCTCCTGTTCTTGCAGGGCGTGATGTAATTGCTCAAAGCCGCACAGGCTCTGGCAAAACCCTTGCCTTTGGATTACCTGCTTTTGCTAGACTTGAAAAGCCAGTAGCAGGCAAACCTCGCATTCTAGTACTTACTCCTACAAGAGAACTAGCTCAACAGGTAGCAGATGTTTTTGAAACAAACTTTAAACCTCAAGGCTACAAAATTCTCGCAATCACAGGTGGTAAAAGCTATCGTTACCAAACATCTACGTTACAACGTGGTGTAGACGCTGTCGTAGCGACTCCTGGCCGTCTTAATGACTTATTAGAGCAAGGTTCTATTAGCCTTACTGGCGTTGAGATTCTTGTTTTAGATGAAATGGACGAAATGCTTGATTTTGGATTTGCCGAAGACATTATCAAAATCAAAGGTGCTATTGGAAAAAAAGCTCAAACTCTATTATTTTCAGCTACATTTCCTCCAAAAGTAACTAATATAGCACGCCAAATGGTTTCAAACCCATTTGAAGTTAAAGTGGCTAGCACAGATACAAGCACTGGCTTAATTGAGCATGGTTTTATTGAAGTAAAAATGGGTCGTAATTTAGACGCTCTTTTAGGCTTACTTATTTATCATGATCCAGAGCATGCCATCATTTTCTGTAAGACACGCGAAGACACACGCAATATCCATAACTCTCTCTTAGAAAGAGGTTTTGCGGCAGGCGTTTTAAATGGTGAAATGACACAAAATGACCGTAGCCAAACTATGGAGCGTTTTAAAAATCGCCAACTTCGTATTTTAGTGGCTACAGACGTTGCTGCACGTGGTATTGATATCACAGGCCTTTCACACGTTATTAACTATACTGTTCCAACAAATGTAGAAACCTACACGCACAGAGCAGGTCGTACAGGCCGCGCAGGAGCAACAGGTAAAGCTTGGACAATTATTACTCATGTTGAACGCAGAGAATTTCAATTTGTTTGTAACAAAATTAAAATTAATCCAACACGTATTGAACTTCCTGATGCTAAAAAAATTGCAACACAATTTTTTAACAACATGTTATTTCGCGTAAATGAAAATACTGTTGCTGCTCAAGACTATATAAATCAATCTGTTGAACAGATTATTTCAAAACTTGATGGCGATAAATTAAAAGAAATTCTTGGCACACTTCTAAAATCAGAAGCTTCTAGACAGCTAGGAAAAAGCCTTCATGTAGAAGACATCGCACCTCCTTTCAAGACAGAATTTGGTTCTAATGTAGAAAATGCAAAATTCTCTACTTCATCTGAACGCGGTGGACGCTCACAAAGAGGCGGCTACGGTCGTGGTGGTGATCGCGGTGGACGTTACGGTGGAGGAGGTCGCTCTTCTTCTGATCGTGGTGGAAAATTTGGTGGAAACAGTTCTGGTAATCGTTTTGGAGACAATAAAAAACCAGGCGGAAAACCTGAGCGTATGGGTGGATTTGGCGGCAGAGGCGTTGCTAAAAAGTCTTCTGAAACCTCTGGAAAAAGAAACTACCCTATTGCCTAA
- the ung gene encoding uracil-DNA glycosylase, translating into MSNAQINQNKDLTFLAEGWRSFLFDEFSKPYMEKIRLHLKNELQAGHTFFPPKDKIFRALKLVDYDETRVVIIGQDPYHGKGQANGLSFAVENGTAIPPSLNNIFKEIHANTGKRPTKTCLESWANQGVLLLNTVLTVRENMAFSHREKGWEIFTDKIISLLNEKESPIIFLLWGAAAQSKAKMITNPNHKILKSVHPSPLSAHRGFFGCKHFSTVNEILKSYRQNEIDWNL; encoded by the coding sequence GTGAGTAATGCTCAAATAAATCAAAATAAAGACCTCACCTTCTTAGCGGAAGGTTGGAGGTCTTTTCTTTTTGATGAGTTTTCAAAACCCTACATGGAAAAAATACGCTTGCATTTAAAAAATGAACTTCAGGCAGGTCACACCTTTTTTCCACCTAAAGATAAAATATTTCGCGCATTAAAACTTGTAGACTATGATGAGACAAGAGTTGTGATCATCGGACAAGATCCTTATCATGGAAAAGGACAGGCGAATGGCTTGTCATTTGCTGTAGAAAATGGCACTGCTATACCACCTTCTTTAAATAATATATTTAAAGAAATACATGCAAACACTGGAAAAAGACCTACAAAAACGTGCCTTGAAAGTTGGGCAAATCAGGGGGTGCTTTTATTAAATACAGTTTTAACTGTAAGGGAAAATATGGCTTTTTCACATCGTGAAAAAGGGTGGGAAATTTTTACCGATAAAATTATTTCACTATTAAATGAAAAAGAAAGCCCAATTATTTTTCTATTATGGGGTGCAGCCGCACAATCAAAGGCAAAAATGATCACAAATCCAAATCACAAAATATTAAAATCGGTCCATCCATCACCTCTTTCAGCACATAGAGGTTTTTTTGGCTGCAAACATTTTTCAACAGTTAATGAAATATTAAAATCATATCGACAAAATGAAATTGATTGGAATTTATAA
- a CDS encoding NAD-dependent malic enzyme translates to MFKEKRNSFDGKKYYEVSITGKQLLLNSFLNKDTAFTLEERREFKLNGLIPNVVETLDEQAVRVYGQYLKKETDIERNIFLTQLYDRNETLFFRLLQEHLVEMVPVFYTPTVGDVVQQFNQNFRRPRGLFISYPQMAQIEDILNNIPEAYDVSAVCVTDSEAILGIGDQGVGGIVISIAKLAMYTLCAGFHPTKVLPIVLDVGTNNKDLLQNPLYLGWRHERIRGEQYDDFIDAFVSALRKRFPNVYLHWEDFGRQTARKNLDRYKDEMCTFNDDMQGTAAVTLGAILAGLKVNGTKMSEQRVVIHGAGTAGCCIADQIVAAMMVDGLSEKEALSRMFLIDMNGMLHSNMDHLEYFQKKYAQPVEVYTDWDRVKGKIIQLSEVVKNVKPTILIGTSTQTGAFTEEIVKMMASYCDRPLIFPLSNPTSRCEALPSNLIEWTNGKVLVATGSPFQDVRYNGKVYPIGQCNNAFVFPGLGLGVVSSKATRVNNEMLVACAKVISECAQINRDPSLSLLPSLTDIFDVSYKIAYATSKAAQQTGVAPVTTEQEIHDNIHSNIWKTSYVKYTTKSAIDK, encoded by the coding sequence ATGTTTAAAGAAAAACGAAATTCATTTGATGGAAAAAAATATTACGAAGTTTCTATTACAGGTAAACAGCTTCTTTTAAATTCTTTTTTAAATAAAGATACTGCTTTTACACTTGAAGAGAGAAGAGAGTTTAAACTAAATGGTTTAATTCCTAATGTAGTAGAGACCTTAGATGAACAAGCAGTCCGCGTTTATGGACAATATCTAAAAAAAGAAACCGATATCGAAAGAAATATCTTTTTAACTCAGCTTTATGATAGAAATGAAACTTTGTTTTTTAGGTTACTTCAGGAACATTTAGTGGAAATGGTTCCCGTTTTTTATACACCTACTGTTGGTGATGTTGTTCAACAATTTAATCAAAACTTTAGAAGACCTAGAGGATTATTTATTTCTTATCCTCAAATGGCACAAATTGAAGATATCTTAAATAATATACCTGAAGCGTATGATGTTAGCGCTGTATGCGTTACTGACTCAGAAGCTATTTTAGGAATTGGCGATCAAGGGGTAGGCGGAATTGTTATTTCCATAGCAAAACTTGCCATGTATACACTTTGCGCAGGCTTTCACCCAACAAAAGTATTGCCAATTGTTTTAGATGTTGGAACAAATAATAAAGATCTTTTACAAAATCCACTTTATTTAGGATGGCGCCACGAAAGAATTCGTGGAGAACAATACGACGATTTTATTGATGCTTTTGTAAGTGCACTTCGCAAGCGTTTTCCTAATGTTTACTTACATTGGGAAGACTTTGGCCGCCAAACTGCTCGAAAAAACTTAGACCGATATAAAGATGAAATGTGTACTTTTAATGATGATATGCAAGGAACCGCGGCTGTTACTTTAGGCGCAATTCTTGCAGGACTCAAAGTTAACGGAACAAAAATGAGTGAACAAAGAGTTGTCATTCATGGTGCAGGAACAGCAGGATGCTGCATTGCTGATCAAATTGTAGCAGCCATGATGGTAGATGGGCTATCAGAAAAAGAAGCTTTATCAAGAATGTTTTTGATAGACATGAACGGAATGCTTCACTCAAATATGGATCATTTAGAATATTTTCAAAAGAAATATGCACAGCCTGTAGAGGTTTACACGGACTGGGATAGAGTAAAAGGTAAAATTATCCAGCTTTCTGAAGTGGTAAAAAATGTAAAACCGACCATTTTAATTGGGACATCCACACAAACAGGAGCTTTCACAGAAGAAATTGTAAAAATGATGGCTTCTTACTGCGATCGTCCTCTGATATTCCCTTTATCCAATCCGACATCTCGCTGTGAAGCTTTACCTTCAAATTTAATTGAATGGACAAACGGAAAAGTTCTTGTTGCTACAGGAAGTCCTTTCCAAGATGTAAGATATAATGGAAAAGTTTATCCAATTGGACAATGTAACAACGCTTTTGTGTTCCCTGGATTAGGATTAGGAGTAGTTTCTTCTAAAGCTACGCGCGTAAATAATGAAATGTTAGTTGCTTGTGCAAAAGTAATTAGCGAATGCGCTCAAATAAATCGTGATCCTAGTTTATCTTTATTACCTTCCCTTACAGATATATTTGATGTGTCATACAAAATTGCTTATGCTACCTCAAAAGCAGCGCAACAAACAGGAGTTGCCCCTGTTACAACAGAACAAGAAATCCATGATAATATTCATTCAAATATATGGAAAACAAGTTATGTTAAGTACACAACCAAAAGTGCAATAGATAAATAA
- a CDS encoding bis-aminopropyl spermidine synthase family protein: MKIPNKIQVIFCSFLSIFFRSRTIKHILKLNGSEKKEFLTKIINENIKYKNNEKQEVSFVNYNSFKFIESYNQLPCTIETRKKRADLLEKNGFRDKEILLIGDDDLLSVELVARNFRHITVLDCDIKLLNKLRILTQEAKYPVNYFHVDLYEGFPKFLNHIFDVVCFDPPQNYEDLNTFMSCAIQSLKNQTSIFYMMVNSSALGSNNTKKLFAELLKYGFVNTNKYEFFNCYPLNKGQSLLLSVMAKFTHPNLKTVKCNYYFSDCLEFKSVQIAQNIEQFSDGKKILTNIIPHYSISEIPIAFYNNYKIQNKKTMN, encoded by the coding sequence ATGAAAATTCCTAATAAAATTCAAGTTATTTTTTGTTCATTTTTGAGTATTTTTTTCAGAAGCAGAACAATAAAACATATATTAAAATTAAACGGATCTGAAAAAAAAGAATTTTTAACTAAAATCATCAATGAAAATATAAAATATAAAAATAACGAAAAACAAGAAGTATCTTTTGTAAATTATAACTCCTTTAAATTTATTGAAAGTTATAATCAACTTCCTTGTACGATTGAAACCAGAAAAAAAAGAGCGGATCTATTAGAGAAAAATGGGTTTAGAGATAAAGAAATCTTATTAATTGGTGACGATGATCTACTTTCCGTTGAATTAGTTGCAAGGAACTTTAGACATATTACTGTTTTAGATTGCGATATAAAACTCCTTAATAAATTAAGGATTTTAACACAAGAAGCCAAATACCCTGTCAATTATTTTCATGTTGATCTGTATGAAGGTTTTCCAAAATTTTTAAATCATATATTTGATGTTGTTTGTTTTGACCCTCCACAAAACTATGAAGATCTAAATACGTTTATGTCTTGTGCAATTCAATCTTTAAAAAATCAAACTTCCATTTTTTATATGATGGTAAATTCATCCGCATTAGGATCAAATAATACAAAAAAACTTTTTGCAGAGTTATTAAAATATGGATTTGTTAATACAAATAAATATGAATTTTTTAATTGCTATCCATTAAATAAAGGACAATCACTTTTATTATCTGTTATGGCAAAATTTACTCATCCTAATTTAAAAACAGTAAAATGTAATTACTATTTTAGTGATTGTTTAGAGTTTAAATCTGTTCAAATTGCGCAAAATATAGAACAATTCTCTGATGGAAAAAAAATACTAACAAATATTATTCCTCATTATAGCATTTCGGAAATTCCTATTGCTTTTTATAATAATTATAAAATTCAAAATAAAAAAACAATGAACTGA
- a CDS encoding glycosyltransferase, producing MVEHNKKIAIVVQRCGLNILAGAELYALKLAIALAEKNANVEIHTSMSDDYINWNNHLNQEEWISTSGKPLLIKRYPVEHTRKRILFGIVRRVNFKLNKYLNKFYLLFSSLLDFIFLKSQGPWCPSLWKYLKENENEYSLIIVKSYLYSPNYYSLLKTSSSIKKLFIVTAHDEPEFKLNFVNKSLEKSDILGFVSEAEKKLCHKIWSNSNKKPSLQLPPGFDTKEVSEIQISDEINEIINKKFFIYIGRIDKNKNIEFIFNHAPENCFIVFAGDLQIEFPKDPRFKYIGRITEFEKKFLLQKALALVIASRLEAYSIITAESIYNNCLVLALKGCEPIDELIKNYGGLSLSALEFTQKLIEIWENKFDKNNIQIKSNKIKEEKTWESNAIKILNIFKDK from the coding sequence TTGGTCGAACATAATAAAAAAATAGCAATTGTTGTACAAAGATGCGGTCTAAATATTTTAGCTGGAGCGGAACTTTATGCCTTAAAACTTGCAATCGCTCTCGCAGAAAAAAATGCAAATGTTGAAATTCATACAAGTATGAGTGACGACTATATTAATTGGAATAATCATCTTAATCAGGAAGAATGGATTTCAACATCTGGAAAACCACTTTTAATAAAAAGATATCCTGTTGAACATACCAGAAAAAGAATTCTCTTTGGTATAGTAAGAAGAGTTAACTTTAAACTTAATAAATATTTAAATAAATTTTATTTACTTTTTAGCTCTTTGTTAGATTTTATATTTCTAAAATCTCAAGGCCCATGGTGTCCTAGTCTTTGGAAATACTTAAAAGAAAACGAAAATGAATATTCTTTAATTATAGTTAAGTCTTACTTGTATTCACCTAATTACTATTCTTTATTAAAAACTTCAAGTTCTATCAAAAAGCTATTTATTGTTACAGCTCATGATGAACCAGAATTTAAATTAAATTTTGTAAACAAGTCTTTAGAAAAATCAGATATATTAGGTTTTGTTTCTGAGGCGGAAAAAAAATTATGTCATAAAATATGGTCTAATTCAAATAAAAAACCTTCTCTTCAACTTCCACCAGGCTTTGATACAAAGGAAGTTAGTGAAATTCAAATAAGTGATGAAATAAATGAAATTATTAATAAAAAATTCTTTATTTACATAGGACGTATTGACAAAAATAAAAATATTGAATTTATCTTTAATCATGCTCCTGAGAATTGTTTTATTGTATTTGCTGGTGATTTACAGATTGAATTTCCTAAAGATCCTAGATTTAAATATATTGGAAGAATTACTGAATTTGAAAAAAAGTTTCTTTTACAAAAAGCTTTGGCTCTTGTCATAGCTTCTAGACTCGAAGCTTACTCTATCATTACAGCTGAATCCATATATAATAATTGTCTTGTTTTAGCCCTGAAAGGATGCGAACCTATTGACGAACTTATTAAAAACTATGGTGGATTAAGCCTTAGCGCCCTCGAGTTTACTCAAAAATTGATTGAAATTTGGGAAAATAAATTTGATAAAAATAATATTCAAATTAAAAGTAATAAAATTAAAGAGGAAAAAACATGGGAAAGCAATGCAATAAAAATTCTAAATATATTTAAAGACAAATAA
- a CDS encoding O-antigen ligase family protein encodes MMVLNRISNYFFLFNAFVTLVFIRSPNILQLPLLRFGIYLLFLFGFAIGVVTSYKIYKKVVLSILLFIFAITVHAFSNFYQPSLSFGISIQNYVLQPNITSDFAIAQTRLYMIFLVCFIFPALTFFNSIFNDQCIKLRKYFLSTFLICFILNAFTLIYQGLININFLSKGSLTAVDANRAPGLLDDSGVASFFFSIISSILFIIIFNYETKIKYKIILFSLLILSIISGFINGSRSYYTGFILTIIIFLIYKFIKKTLQKNYLYLFSTSFIIISFCFLINLFSNYYQISSLIRLKNFFNAIISSGNLFQKYAIIDVQRSSHLRIMWETIKENFFTGTGLGSFSANFQYQVNKLNLKNIISDIPTNTYFSLVSELGFVGLILIILFSYLFIYYIINYNKINNDKNELNSLNILKITPIWAGVSYFILGLVSYLFYMPSLAFIGSCLFASYLIIFMRQSKKNETYVSLVFCFMSIYLFSVCIYLTLTAPIVPLFQYEKTGIIQIPSPVGTLPQPEGHFEKDKVYFSALLQGKNVFFRPKDSLDGQWFKPSTQFILTGLNYRIFIGPENRTYPVNVNITFYNQNGFSNQKNYIITNASWVYFSIPELKEFNSCSKNVTIYSLCYYKIHVNPPWKASFITNVGFYFEYKYINGQNAWR; translated from the coding sequence ATGATGGTATTAAATCGAATTTCAAATTACTTTTTTCTATTTAACGCATTTGTAACGCTAGTTTTTATAAGATCTCCAAATATACTTCAATTACCATTATTAAGATTTGGAATTTATTTATTATTTCTATTTGGTTTTGCTATAGGAGTCGTGACAAGTTATAAAATTTATAAAAAAGTTGTCCTTTCTATTCTTCTTTTTATTTTTGCTATAACTGTGCATGCGTTTTCAAATTTTTATCAACCTTCATTAAGTTTTGGAATATCAATACAAAACTATGTATTACAACCAAATATAACCTCTGACTTTGCTATTGCACAAACTCGTTTATACATGATTTTCTTAGTTTGTTTTATATTTCCAGCTTTAACATTTTTTAATTCAATATTTAACGATCAATGTATAAAATTAAGAAAATATTTTTTATCTACTTTTTTAATTTGTTTTATTTTAAATGCATTTACATTAATTTATCAAGGTTTAATTAATATCAATTTCCTTTCAAAAGGAAGCCTAACTGCTGTAGATGCAAACAGAGCTCCTGGTCTTTTAGACGACTCAGGAGTTGCAAGCTTTTTCTTTTCCATAATAAGTTCAATTTTATTTATTATAATATTTAATTATGAAACAAAAATAAAATATAAAATAATTTTATTTTCGCTTTTAATTTTAAGCATTATTTCTGGATTTATAAATGGCTCAAGATCTTATTATACCGGTTTTATATTAACAATAATAATTTTTTTAATTTATAAATTTATTAAAAAAACTCTCCAGAAAAATTATTTATATCTATTTTCAACATCTTTTATTATAATTTCATTTTGTTTTTTAATAAATTTATTTTCAAATTATTATCAAATTTCTTCATTAATTAGATTAAAAAATTTTTTCAATGCAATTATTTCAAGTGGCAATTTATTTCAGAAATATGCTATTATTGATGTACAACGTTCAAGTCACTTAAGAATTATGTGGGAAACAATTAAAGAAAATTTTTTTACAGGAACAGGGCTTGGTTCTTTTTCTGCTAATTTTCAATATCAAGTTAATAAGCTAAATTTAAAAAATATTATTTCAGACATTCCAACAAATACCTATTTTTCCTTAGTATCAGAACTTGGATTTGTTGGTTTAATTTTAATTATTTTATTTTCTTACCTATTCATTTATTACATCATAAATTATAATAAAATAAATAATGATAAAAATGAGCTTAACAGTTTAAATATATTAAAAATCACCCCAATTTGGGCTGGAGTATCCTATTTTATTTTAGGCCTAGTCTCTTATTTATTTTATATGCCTTCTCTCGCTTTTATTGGCAGTTGCTTATTTGCTAGCTATCTCATTATTTTTATGAGACAAAGCAAAAAAAATGAAACATATGTTTCTTTGGTTTTTTGTTTTATGAGTATTTATTTATTTTCAGTATGTATATACTTAACTTTAACAGCTCCAATTGTACCATTGTTTCAATATGAAAAAACGGGGATTATTCAAATACCATCCCCTGTAGGCACACTCCCACAGCCTGAAGGACACTTTGAAAAAGACAAGGTTTATTTTTCAGCGCTTCTTCAAGGAAAAAATGTATTTTTTAGACCCAAAGACTCTCTTGATGGCCAATGGTTTAAACCTAGTACTCAATTTATCTTAACAGGTTTAAATTATAGGATTTTTATAGGACCAGAGAATAGGACTTATCCAGTTAACGTTAATATTACTTTTTATAATCAAAATGGTTTTTCTAATCAAAAGAATTATATTATAACGAATGCTTCATGGGTTTATTTCTCGATTCCCGAACTTAAAGAATTTAATTCATGTTCAAAAAATGTTACTATTTATTCGTTATGTTATTATAAGATTCATGTGAATCCACCATGGAAAGCATCCTTTATAACAAATGTTGGATTTTACTTTGAATATAAATACATTAATGGACAGAATGCTTGGAGATAG
- a CDS encoding ATP-binding cassette domain-containing protein, with protein sequence MDTKAILKNSLNLLGRRGVKYLCFAILAAMGIALVELCISFIIQLLLTSFGFFDNKFKFFGYELPKLSIYFVSSALVIVAIIRFSVQLTTTQTAAFLRDYVLLRLKKNSLYRILYEDDVHEKSSSNINFKLSEVFSKSSEFVLNFTHFIFMFVQSAFLFLMLFIIAWKEAIVATTGIAIIGLAIIYINKNVSRFAKQVPLQQKKLNEGIEKIARNYLFIKLMKKREDEYNSFCDSLKEYSSKSVSANFYSNLSAQTGPFLGIFLLVIIIIISNNIWHTSSVVLLSFIYLLARFVQGLSILTGYFGNSNIFFPQYKLSLESISNSDFKKINKESHLKITFFGPYKDPSDTNKEKKIDSITLSKIESPEIVLENVTFSYPKSTPLFKNINITINKGSQVGLIGSSGTGKSTILMLMTGILQPNSGKIQIDGVPAWEYISKKEARIGYVGPEPYLIKGDLKENLCYGLSRQVNEEEIMETLKLVSLQDFVLEKGLSYKIGENHTGLSAGQKQRVCLARAILNKPSLLILDEATANLDEKNESLIAEALKNIKLSCTTIIVSHRYGILAFADEIIDMKNII encoded by the coding sequence TTGGATACGAAAGCAATTCTTAAAAACTCCTTAAATCTTCTTGGAAGAAGAGGTGTAAAATATCTGTGCTTTGCCATCTTAGCAGCGATGGGTATTGCCCTCGTTGAACTTTGTATATCATTTATAATCCAGCTTCTTTTGACAAGCTTTGGTTTTTTTGACAATAAATTTAAATTTTTTGGTTATGAACTACCAAAGCTTTCTATTTATTTTGTTTCTAGTGCACTTGTCATTGTAGCAATTATCCGTTTTTCAGTGCAATTGACTACAACTCAAACAGCAGCCTTTTTAAGAGATTACGTATTACTTCGTTTAAAGAAAAACTCACTTTATCGTATACTTTATGAAGATGATGTTCATGAAAAAAGCTCCTCAAACATCAATTTTAAACTATCTGAAGTATTTTCAAAATCGTCTGAGTTTGTTTTAAATTTTACTCATTTTATTTTTATGTTTGTCCAAAGCGCTTTTTTATTTTTAATGCTTTTTATAATTGCCTGGAAAGAGGCTATTGTTGCTACAACCGGAATTGCTATAATTGGCCTTGCAATCATTTACATAAATAAAAATGTTTCTCGTTTTGCAAAACAAGTGCCACTTCAGCAAAAAAAATTAAATGAAGGCATTGAAAAAATAGCAAGAAACTACCTCTTTATAAAACTTATGAAAAAAAGAGAAGATGAGTACAATTCATTTTGTGATTCTTTAAAAGAATACTCTTCAAAATCCGTGAGCGCTAATTTTTACAGCAATTTAAGTGCCCAAACTGGACCTTTTTTAGGAATATTTTTATTAGTGATTATTATAATTATTAGTAATAACATTTGGCACACAAGCTCTGTGGTTTTATTATCTTTTATTTATCTTTTAGCGCGCTTTGTCCAAGGTTTATCAATATTAACTGGCTATTTTGGAAATTCAAATATATTTTTCCCCCAATATAAACTCTCATTAGAATCTATTTCTAATAGTGATTTTAAGAAAATAAATAAGGAGTCCCATTTAAAGATCACTTTTTTTGGTCCTTATAAAGACCCATCAGATACCAATAAGGAGAAAAAGATCGATTCCATTACATTATCCAAAATAGAATCACCAGAAATTGTATTGGAAAACGTTACTTTTTCTTATCCAAAGTCTACTCCATTATTTAAAAATATTAATATTACAATAAATAAAGGTTCTCAAGTTGGATTAATAGGATCTAGTGGAACTGGTAAATCGACTATTCTTATGCTTATGACAGGAATACTTCAACCTAATTCTGGAAAAATTCAAATTGATGGCGTTCCTGCTTGGGAATATATCTCAAAAAAGGAAGCACGTATTGGTTATGTTGGACCCGAGCCTTATTTAATTAAAGGTGATTTAAAAGAAAATTTATGCTACGGATTATCAAGACAAGTAAACGAAGAAGAAATCATGGAAACTTTAAAACTAGTTTCTTTACAAGACTTTGTTCTTGAAAAAGGTCTTTCTTATAAAATTGGCGAAAATCATACTGGACTTTCTGCAGGTCAAAAACAAAGAGTTTGTTTGGCAAGAGCCATTTTAAATAAGCCTTCTCTTCTCATTCTTGATGAAGCAACAGCCAATTTAGATGAAAAAAATGAATCTTTAATTGCAGAAGCGTTAAAAAATATTAAATTATCTTGCACCACAATCATAGTTTCTCACCGATACGGAATACTTGCTTTTGCAGATGAAATCATAGATATGAAAAATATTATTTAA